One genomic region from Phragmites australis chromosome 1, lpPhrAust1.1, whole genome shotgun sequence encodes:
- the LOC133909667 gene encoding 26S proteasome non-ATPase regulatory subunit 14 homolog has translation MERLQRIFGASGMGQPPTDSPLLDSSEQVYISSLALLKMLKHGRAGVPMEVMGLMLGEFVDDYTVRVVDVFAMPQSGTGVSVEAVDHVFQTNMLDMLKQTGRPEMVVGWYHSHPGFGCWLSGVDINTQQSFEALNPRAVAVVIDPIQSVKGKVVIDAFRLINPQTMMLGQEPRQTTSNVGHLNKPSIQALIHGLNRHYYSIAINYRKNELEEKMLLNLHKKKWTDGLILKRFDTHSKTNEQTVQEMLNLAIKYNKAVQEEDELPPEKLAIANVGRQDAKKHLEEHVSNLMSSNIVQTLGTMLDTVVF, from the exons ATGGAGCGGCTGCAGCGGATCTTCGGCGCCTCCGGGATGGGGCAGCCGCCGACGGACTCGCCGCTGCTCGACTCCTCCGAGCAGGTCTACATCTCCTCCCTCGCTCTCCTCAAGATGCTCAAGCACG GGAGGGCGGGCGTGCCGATGGAGGTCATGGGCCTCATGCTGGGTGAGTTCGTCGACGACTACACCGTCAGGGTCGTGGACGTCTTCGCCATGCCGCAGAGCGGGACCGGGGTCAGCGTCGAGGCCGTCGACCACGTCTTCCAGACCAACATGCTCGACATGCTCAAGCAGACCGGCAG ACCAGAAATGGTGGTAGGCTGGTACCATTCCCATCCTGGCTTTGGTTGCTGGCTTTCAGGAGTTGACATCAATACTCAGCAG AGTTTTGAAGCTTTGAATCCCAGGGCAGTTGCTGTTGTGATAGACCCCATCCAGAGTGTCAAAGGGAAGGTGGTCATTGATGCATTTCGCCTCATTAACCCTCAGACCATGATGCTTGGCCAAGAGCCCCGCCAAACCACATCAAATGTTGGGCACCTAAATAAGCCGTCTATTCAG GCTCTTATTCATGGGCTGAACAGACACTACTACTCCATTGCAATCAATTACCGGAAAAATGAACTTGAAGAAAAGATGTTGCTGAACTTGCACAAAAAGAAATGGACTGATGGACTAATTTTGAAGAGGTTTGATACTCATTCAAAAACCAACGAGCAGACTGTTCAG GAAATGCTGAACCTAGCCATCAAGTATAACAAGGCAGTGCAAGAGGAGGATGAACTTCCACCTGAGAAATTGGCGATTGCAAATGTGGGTCGTCAAGATGCCAAGAAGCATTTGGAAGAGCATGTCTCAAATTTGATGTCATCAAACATAGTTCAGACCCTTGGTACCATGCTTGACACAGTTGTCTTTTAG